AATCTTGACTTTTTAGTAATTTTTTATCTGTATGATTTGTCGGGAGATAGCATACCAAAGCTGTGAAAAAACACTTATAGATAACTTTGTGGATAACTCAAAAAACAAACACTTGAGTGAATTTAAATTTAGTGAAGAAATAATTTGTTTAATATTCATACATAGGAAATATGAATAGATTATGACATTTAAGAACAATAAACAGATAATAAAAATACCTGAAAATTCAAAGATTAATAAAATGCAACAAAACATGGTTGTCATGTATCAGTTTGGTGAACGCCTACTTGTTTACAATGTAAACGTGTGTATATTGCAAATGATAAACGAATGTATCTGCAAGATTTTTAAGATACATGTAATGAGATTTATAGGGGCAATGATATGAGCCAAGAAGAAAAGTTACCAAAGATTCTGATCGTTGAAGACGACGAGCGTTTAGCGCGATTAACTCAAGAATATTTAATCCGTAACGGTTTGGAAGTTGGTGTAGAAACCGATGGTAACCGTGCAATTCGTCGTATTATTAGTGAGCAACCGGATCTTGTGGTCTTGGATGTCATGTTGCCGGGTGCAGATGGTTTAACCGTTTGTCGTGAAGTTCGCCCACACTATCATCAACCAATCTTAATGTTGACTGCGCGTACTGAAGATATGGATCAGGTACTTGGTCTGGAAATGGGTGCAGACGATTATGTCGCGAAACCAGTTCAACCACGTGTATTATTAGCGCGTATTCGTGCTTTGTTACGCCGTACCGATAAAACTGTTGAAGATGAAGTTGCTCAACGTATTGAGTTTGACGACCTTGTCATCGACAATGGTGGCCGTTCTGTAACGTTGAACGGTGAGCTTGTTGACTTTACAAGTGCTGAATATGACTTGTTATGGTTGCTTGCATCAAACGCTGGCCGTATTTTATCGCGTGAAGATATCTTCGAACGTTTACGTGGTATCGAATACGATGGTCAAGA
The window above is part of the Acinetobacter baumannii genome. Proteins encoded here:
- the bfmR gene encoding response regulator transcription factor BfmR; amino-acid sequence: MSQEEKLPKILIVEDDERLARLTQEYLIRNGLEVGVETDGNRAIRRIISEQPDLVVLDVMLPGADGLTVCREVRPHYHQPILMLTARTEDMDQVLGLEMGADDYVAKPVQPRVLLARIRALLRRTDKTVEDEVAQRIEFDDLVIDNGGRSVTLNGELVDFTSAEYDLLWLLASNAGRILSREDIFERLRGIEYDGQDRSIDVRISRIRPKIGDDPENPKRIKTVRSKGYLFVKETNGL